Within Dromaius novaehollandiae isolate bDroNov1 chromosome 8, bDroNov1.hap1, whole genome shotgun sequence, the genomic segment GTGTCTGAAGCAAGTGTCTTTATTCTGAGGTTAGCACCCTTTTCAATCAGAACTTCTGCAGATTCAGCTTTGCCTGTTTCACATGCCATGAGTAAAGGAGTATACTGCATTTCATTGTAGGCATTTATATCTGTGCCTCTGTCAACCAAAGCTGCTACAATAGTATGCAGATTTTTCTGTACAGCTTTGAAAAGGGCTGACTCCATTATGTTAGATGACAGATCTTTACAGTATTCTAGCAGTATTTTGAAGATGGATGGGTGGTCGCTGTTGAAGGCTCTTTCAGTCATTTTGGAATCAACACTGGCTCCAGCCTCAAGCAGTActtttgcagtattttcaaaCCCCTGAGAAATAGCATAACTGAGAGCTGTCTGTCCTCTTTCATCCTTTCCATCCACAGAGGCACcattctttaaaagcatttttgccAGACTGCTCTCATCTTTAAGAGCTGCCATGTGCAAAAAGTTGTGCTGGTTCCTGTAGCTTCTTGCCTCTTCTCTCAGGAGCGTCTTCAATATGTGACTATGGTTATTCTGTGCAGCCAAATGAAGTGGTGTCTTGCCTTCTTTGTCCAAACTGTACATATAAGCACCACATCGAAGAAGCACATTCACTGCATCATCGTGGCCTTTCTCAGCAGCCCTGTGCAGAGGTGTTCTTCCTTTCTTATCCTTCACATCTCGCTTAATACTTTTGCTAATCAAATATTCCATTATTGTTAGATGTCCATTAGCAGCTGCAACGTGCAGGAGTGTTTCACTTGCAGAGTTTAGTGCATTAATATCATTATCATTCAGTGTTTTCTCTAACTCAGAAAGGTTGCCTTTAGCAGCTGCATCAAAGATGCTAATATCAGAACGGTCTTTTTTAGGCTTTTGTGCTGTTGAGAgttcaatttcttttcctttcttcttaatAGACCagccttgcttttttcttctagGACACACTCTTTTTTCTTGGTGCTGTTCACTGCTGTTTTCAACCCAAGCCTTATCTTTTTCAAGTAAATACCCTACCAATTGTCTTCTAGCATCTCTGATACTTTCATTTATTTCGCTGACATATTTTCTCATCTTGTTATAAAGTTTTGGCTCCACTTGTTTTAGACATGGATAAAAAAAGAGCCTGCAGGCTCGTTCACCATGAGAAATCAGTATATCTAAAACTCGAGAGTTCTTTTGTTTTCGTGTCCTGTAGAAAGTCATGActatctttttttctggtgtaaaaATGCCGTTGTCTATTAGCCAGTTCAGAAGATTGTCTGGGTTGTTTATGCCTTCTACTAGCTCTTCTTTTTTAGTTCTTAGGACTTCAATTGCATATGGATTTGTAAACAGGCTGGTGGAATGCATGATCGTATTCATCCCCAAAATGTGAACTAAGCAATTACTTAATGTTTGAAGTTAAATATGAAATAGGAAAGTGGGATCACATCATTTCACAAAATCTTTCTTACAGGACTATGGACCAGCAACCGTTGCAGCTCAGTAATAAATCTttaaagaatgagaggaaatcaAAACTGCCTCACCTTTAGTTTTCTAGTCTTGTTAGAAGTCCTTTATCTTCATTGTTCTTCCTTAGCAACAAGTGAAGTTTaatgacaaaacaaaactctGTAATATGGAAATATATTCCACTCAATAGACTTCTTACAGATTTTTAggaaaatgagggagaaaaaaaatgcttttgtgaaGCTAATATTTGAGTAGAAGATATTAGTTTGTCGAGTTTCTCTGGGCCAAGCTGTTTTTTGTTGGTGCCTAAATGGCCAGTCTATTAAATATGACAAAAGAAAATTGACAGCATAGTTACTGTTGCTATGATTGCATACTTTGTACAATCTTAAATAAAAGAGTACACATTGCCAGCTATGTAGGTGAAAGCACTATAATGTAATGAAATAATAACAAAGCTTTAGATAAAAATAAACCGTCTAAAGCAACTGATGATAAAAAGTGATCCAGGCTGTCTAATATTGGTTATAACTTCAATCTATGaagtatatttaattttaaggCTATTTAGCTTGTCATTCCTGCTGTAACCTACAGTCTGTCTGAAACTTAATTCCTCCACATAAGGTGGATCAAGGTGTGATTCAGTATGCAATATTTAAAGTATAAATAAGCAAAGCTTCAAATCTGTGAATATGTATAAGCTTCTGTATGGGTGTAAAACCTTTGAATTTAGCTATTATTAATTCCTTTAAGCTACTGGTGTTAAAATGCTTCGTGGAGAGAAGCAAATACAATAATAATCATCTAAATACTTGGAAACCAGTTGAGAGGCAAGTTGACATGACAGAATCCTATAAGAGGCTAGTGACAGAGCTAGAAATAAAATGAGCTGAAAGCCTGATTTTATTTaagcaaatgggaaaatttgCCATCTGTGTGTTTGTTCAATGCTCTTTCTATTGGGTTCTGCTGCCTTTGAGTGTATTTTCTTGAGTACTATGTACAATgtaactgataattttttttctattgattttaCTTTTATAAAAGTGAGATTGAAAAGCtattctttttgaaaaatgatttattGAAGAAATAGTCAGGAAAGGCAAGACTTTTAATATATGTTTTGAAAACCAGCCAGTTACCCAGTCAGTAAATTTGGCAGTCAGTTTCAGAGCCCAATTTGTCTAAAATGCAAGAAAGGGCACTACACCAAGAATAGCAAAATCTTGGTCATTTAGTTAATCATTGTTAACACATAACATAGAAAACTATGGTGTATTGTAAGGAGTCAGGAGGTCTGAATTGTGTTCCCAAATCTGTTAATGACTCAGTTAGTGATCTGCAAGTTATTTAGTCTTCAGATCTGCCTCAACAAAGTAGTAAAGATGGATCTGTGTCTTAAGTAAATTCATAGTCATTACTTAAAGTTGCTGAAATGGAATCTTTATGCCTTCATTATTATTGTTCCAATGTAGAACAGAGATAGTCATATTTGATTA encodes:
- the LOC135329120 gene encoding CARD- and ANK-domain containing inflammasome adapter protein-like, which translates into the protein MHSTSLFTNPYAIEVLRTKKEELVEGINNPDNLLNWLIDNGIFTPEKKIVMTFYRTRKQKNSRVLDILISHGERACRLFFYPCLKQVEPKLYNKMRKYVSEINESIRDARRQLVGYLLEKDKAWVENSSEQHQEKRVCPRRKKQGWSIKKKGKEIELSTAQKPKKDRSDISIFDAAAKGNLSELEKTLNDNDINALNSASETLLHVAAANGHLTIMEYLISKSIKRDVKDKKGRTPLHRAAEKGHDDAVNVLLRCGAYMYSLDKEGKTPLHLAAQNNHSHILKTLLREEARSYRNQHNFLHMAALKDESSLAKMLLKNGASVDGKDERGQTALSYAISQGFENTAKVLLEAGASVDSKMTERAFNSDHPSIFKILLEYCKDLSSNIMESALFKAVQKNLHTIVAALVDRGTDINAYNEMQYTPLLMACETGKAESAEVLIEKGANLRIKTLASDTALHLAVQAGATSITNLLLRKGMEANVMNQAGETPLHVVARHNKGALVSILVNAGAKINAVTKELVTPLHIASQRGNTDVAQQLLHHKANVNVKDKQSKSPLHLASERGDNTMVELLLNANADPNAQDREKKTPLHTAAMRGHLSIVKVLLAKKGRSGGKDMDGCTPMHYATIKGNAEIVKILLTSGKNKNIDDRNIWRKTALHIAAEYGHSDLINLLLSQGAAINALDSSKDTPLHCACKAGHLNAVNSLVNWSQGEKANLQAANSLKKTPLQVAEINKTENHAQIATLLKKKMLITK